The following are from one region of the Bacteroidota bacterium genome:
- a CDS encoding Lrp/AsnC family transcriptional regulator: MKRALDRIDEQLIELLQKNARMSNKELAAQVGIAPSTCFERVRRLEDAGIFLGYHAVVDLKKLGSTLEAMVAIRLHKHSAALVDAFTQHAVSLPEVREVYHVAGINDFMLHVVVRDSDHLRMLVMKDISSRDDIAHVETALVFEHTRNDLLPFEGLDR; this comes from the coding sequence TTGAAAAGAGCATTGGACCGAATAGATGAGCAACTAATTGAGTTGCTACAGAAGAATGCCCGGATGTCGAACAAGGAGCTGGCTGCGCAGGTAGGGATTGCACCATCCACCTGTTTTGAGCGGGTGCGTCGATTGGAAGATGCCGGGATCTTTCTAGGGTACCACGCGGTGGTTGATTTAAAGAAACTGGGCAGCACCCTGGAGGCTATGGTTGCAATCAGGTTGCATAAACATAGTGCGGCACTGGTCGACGCTTTTACGCAGCATGCCGTCTCGCTCCCTGAAGTCCGCGAGGTGTACCATGTCGCCGGTATCAATGATTTTATGCTGCATGTCGTCGTTAGAGACAGCGATCACCTGCGTATGCTTGTCATGAAAGACATATCGAGCAGAGATGACATTGCACACGTTGAAACGGCCCTCGTGTTTGAACATACGCGGAACGACTTGCTCCCTTTTGAAGGACTGGACAGGTAA
- a CDS encoding threonine/serine dehydratase: MSELKEKIDLAAQRIHQHIRKTPLEPAHSGGQDFYLKLECLQKTRSFKLRGALNKLLSLSPEQLQQGVITASTGNHGLAVAFGLDLLQAPGKIVLPETAAPKKVALLERYNVELVFHGQDSATSETYARQLAAASEQPFISPYNDWEVVAGQGTIGIELCDQLPGLQSVYVPVGGGGLISGIAGYLKAVVPDVEIVGCIPAHSPVMHECVEAGKIVAGTVEPTLSDGTAGGVEDGAITFPLCRDLVDRWVRVSEAEIQAGMRWAFEAQGLVVEGAAGVSIAAFHKQPPATGPAVVVLCGGNVDIAQFKKLVW, from the coding sequence ATGTCGGAATTAAAGGAAAAAATTGACCTTGCAGCGCAGCGTATTCACCAGCACATCCGAAAAACGCCTTTGGAGCCAGCGCACAGCGGGGGGCAGGACTTTTATCTGAAACTTGAGTGCCTGCAAAAAACGCGTTCATTCAAGTTGCGTGGAGCCCTCAATAAGCTGCTTTCACTTTCGCCTGAACAACTACAGCAAGGTGTGATCACGGCTTCTACCGGGAACCATGGATTGGCAGTAGCCTTTGGTCTGGATTTGCTGCAGGCGCCGGGGAAAATTGTCTTGCCCGAGACAGCTGCGCCGAAGAAGGTGGCGTTACTTGAGCGTTACAATGTGGAGCTGGTGTTCCATGGACAGGACTCTGCAACCTCCGAGACGTACGCAAGGCAACTTGCTGCGGCATCCGAGCAGCCTTTTATATCTCCTTACAACGACTGGGAGGTGGTTGCGGGGCAGGGCACGATCGGGATAGAATTATGCGATCAACTCCCCGGCCTGCAGAGCGTGTATGTGCCGGTGGGTGGCGGCGGACTCATAAGTGGCATTGCCGGCTACCTGAAAGCTGTGGTGCCTGATGTAGAAATTGTGGGCTGTATCCCGGCCCATTCACCGGTTATGCATGAATGTGTGGAGGCTGGCAAAATTGTAGCCGGCACGGTCGAGCCAACACTCTCGGACGGAACAGCAGGGGGAGTCGAAGACGGGGCCATTACCTTTCCACTATGCAGAGACCTGGTGGATAGATGGGTGCGTGTTTCCGAAGCAGAAATTCAGGCTGGCATGCGTTGGGCATTTGAAGCGCAGGGCCTGGTGGTCGAAGGTGCTGCCGGCGTGAGCATAGCGGCATTTCATAAACAGCCGCCAGCAACAGGGCCGGCTGTAGTGGTGCTGTGCGGCGGCAATGTGGATATTGCGCAATTTAAAAAACTGGTGTGGTGA
- a CDS encoding DUF5996 family protein: MDTWIPLNILAPERLIDARLQLHWAAQIAATVGYSFIPPEPDWRHVSLSGYSDASGYMLVSQPVKAHGGFRVGLRLADLTLVLLNEANEIRHAFALTGHTLDEGYDWLAKVAAPAATMALMRPDHELPDHRVGKGDAFKFSDREAFALLASWYTNATPTLEAFAAAYPAAGAVRCWPHHFDIASLWAWDPEKDPEEGRSIGVGFVPGDTAYPVPYIYVTPWPYPECSPEASLKAGHWHTENWVGAVLRLEELGPAAAQGERVRTFIEQAVAASSNMLS; this comes from the coding sequence ATGGATACCTGGATTCCACTGAATATACTTGCTCCGGAAAGATTAATAGACGCAAGGCTACAACTCCACTGGGCTGCGCAAATTGCTGCGACAGTAGGGTATAGTTTTATTCCACCTGAACCAGACTGGCGTCATGTGAGCCTGTCCGGCTATTCTGATGCATCAGGGTACATGCTGGTTAGTCAACCGGTGAAGGCGCATGGGGGATTTCGCGTTGGGTTGCGTTTGGCAGACCTGACGTTGGTGCTGCTGAATGAAGCCAACGAGATCAGGCATGCCTTTGCCCTTACGGGCCATACGCTGGATGAAGGGTATGACTGGTTAGCGAAGGTTGCTGCCCCAGCTGCAACTATGGCCCTGATGCGGCCCGACCATGAGTTACCTGATCACCGGGTTGGCAAGGGGGACGCGTTCAAGTTTTCAGACAGGGAGGCTTTTGCGTTACTGGCTTCCTGGTATACAAATGCCACACCAACACTCGAGGCTTTTGCCGCTGCGTATCCCGCGGCCGGCGCTGTGCGATGCTGGCCGCACCACTTTGACATCGCAAGCCTGTGGGCATGGGATCCTGAAAAAGACCCGGAAGAAGGGCGCAGTATCGGTGTTGGGTTTGTGCCTGGGGATACGGCGTATCCAGTGCCCTATATCTATGTGACACCCTGGCCTTATCCTGAATGTTCACCGGAGGCATCGCTGAAAGCAGGGCATTGGCACACTGAAAACTGGGTAGGCGCAGTGCTGAGGTTGGAAGAGTTAGGGCCGGCGGCGGCGCAGGGGGAGCGGGTGCGCACATTTATAGAGCAGGCTGTAGCAGCGAGCAGCAATATGCTTTCATAG
- a CDS encoding glyoxylate/hydroxypyruvate reductase A has translation MSLLFLCPTKDPAPWLAGIKAVDPDIDVQVWPDISHPDDVSFALLWQHPHDVFTRFKNLKAIASLGAGIDHILQDPTIPRHLPVARIVDPNLVASMTQYVVTAVLHSFRDFDLYKQQQTTQTWRPAAPRNIADFPVGIMGMGMLGSDAAQALAALGFTVYGWRRSGPAHPALEASFAGEAMLPAFLEKTRILVCLLPLTTATRGILNTDVFSRLQPNAYLINVARGAHVVDSDLLEALGNGSLQGACLDVFNEEPLPADHPFWRHPQITVTPHVASITNPQTAAVQVVENYHRANAGQPLLHAVDLGREY, from the coding sequence ATGTCGCTGCTTTTCCTCTGCCCGACCAAAGACCCGGCCCCCTGGCTTGCGGGCATCAAAGCGGTTGATCCTGATATTGACGTGCAGGTTTGGCCAGATATTTCGCATCCTGATGATGTTAGCTTTGCGCTGCTGTGGCAGCATCCGCACGATGTATTCACACGGTTTAAAAATCTTAAAGCCATCGCCTCATTGGGCGCCGGCATTGATCATATCCTGCAAGACCCTACCATTCCCCGGCATCTTCCCGTAGCACGTATTGTAGATCCTAATCTTGTTGCGTCGATGACGCAATACGTTGTCACAGCTGTTTTGCATTCTTTCAGAGATTTTGACCTGTACAAACAACAACAAACTACTCAAACGTGGCGGCCTGCTGCACCGCGCAACATCGCTGATTTTCCGGTTGGCATCATGGGGATGGGCATGCTGGGCAGCGATGCTGCACAAGCGCTTGCGGCACTGGGGTTCACTGTTTACGGATGGCGTCGCAGTGGCCCAGCACATCCGGCACTGGAAGCCTCTTTTGCCGGCGAAGCCATGCTGCCGGCATTTCTTGAAAAAACGCGTATCCTCGTTTGTTTGCTTCCGCTTACAACAGCTACCCGTGGCATCTTGAATACCGACGTATTTTCCAGGCTCCAGCCCAATGCGTACCTCATCAATGTCGCCCGTGGTGCGCATGTTGTCGATTCGGACTTGCTTGAGGCGCTAGGAAACGGCTCACTACAAGGCGCTTGCCTGGATGTGTTTAATGAAGAACCGCTGCCGGCAGATCACCCATTCTGGCGCCACCCGCAAATCACGGTTACGCCGCATGTAGCAAGCATTACCAATCCGCAAACGGCTGCCGTGCAGGTGGTGGAAAACTACCATCGGGCCAACGCCGGCCAACCGCTATTACACGCAGTCGACCTGGGACGGGAGTACTGA